Genomic segment of Populus nigra chromosome 14, ddPopNigr1.1, whole genome shotgun sequence:
tactttttttaatttctcttttgattattattaatgattttttttctatttatttatataaatagttattaatttatttaattagaagcttatattggattttttatttaaaaaacacattgaaataACTTGTATGCCcaatgttttttagaaaaataaatttataactcGTATCGGAAGCGCGAGTTAAATGTGGGAGCTTGccaaaaaatgaaaaccaaTCTCACTTAATAAAAGCCAAATGTAATTGAGTTACAGATACAACAATAGGTAGAAAATACTGTACAGAGACATTGGAATAGTTTCACATCTCCACTTAATACGGCTATTGCAAAATCaatgatcattgcaaagaaaaacgTTTTATTTGTAACAATCAATAATAAAGTAGTACACATTTTTAAACCCTGAAAGAGTACAATTGCAATTTAACATTCTTCTACATTAAACAGGGACAGCAGACTTGAGTGGGAGTAGAGCCTTCTTAATTCTCTCTACAGCCTCCTGTAAGGTGGTCAGAGATGCTGCATATGAGATACGTATGCAGCTGTCATCTCCAAATGCAACCCCTGGGACTAGCGCAACCTGTATATAAGCAACCATTATCAAGTTATAAAGATCTTTATCAGTATAATAAATGCTGCATGCCATGTTACTTGAACTGTAGGTTCAACCAAATCAAAGTGTTGCTAAGTAATATTCAACTTGGACATTGTTGGTGAGACAGATAGAGAAACATTGTCAATCAAAAGTAAACAGAACAGTATCCTGTAAGGCTGTAACAACGCGTACCTGGGCTTGATCCAACAGGTAACGGCAAAGGGAGTCAGAGTCCTCGATTTTACCAAAACCTTCAGCTTCTGTTCCATAGTACGAGCTGACAtcaatgaaaagataaaatgcTCCCTGCAAGTAAATCCAAATAGAATTAGAAGCGAGGGAGATGGGAGGTTATACGTCTAAATAACCGAAAGCCAGTACCTGAGGTTCTGACATCCTAACACCTTCCATTTCTCCAAAGCTTCTAATCAAGAAATCTCTCCGCTCCATGAATGCTTTCACCATGGTAGACACTGCATCCCCACCAGCATAGCCGAGTCCTAGTGCAGCAACGCCTGCCTTTTGAGATATACTGCTGGCACCTGATGTAAACTGGGAAAATAGAGCACACAGATCAATTGGGGCTTCTACAAAGTCATGGTTGAGATCACAAGCATTACTGGAAAAGGTAAATCAATGCATTACAAATCAACAATGCAAGGCATGAAACATTCTTACTGAAAagcaaaaaatcatcaaaaattgCAATTGCAGCCCCATGCACAAAGCCCCTCATTTACCAAGGCCAAACTGGCCTGTGTAAGCAAGTGTGAAATTCCAGATTCTTATCTCCTTACAGGTCTTTCTCAGGTTAAGCATTCATGTGATTAGTGCATCTCCAATtcattatttgttgatgagtgcTTCATGCGTAATGCCTGATTGTGAGTAGAGGTCATAGGAATAATGATTTCTCTAAGTTCTTTTGTAGATATAAAATGACATAATATAAAGTACACTCTTGACTATTTGGTTTGGTAACCAGATCCAAGTATCATCTTCTGTCTTTTATGCTTTCATCACACAATCAATTGTGAAAGCTGTGTCTGTCTGGATTAGCCATGCATCTGATTCTTTAGAACCCGCAACTTCACCTTACCCCTTCCAAtactaaaaaactttttttccttcaagTCTCCAAACTATCTGCAATGAAGTTCAGAATGGCTCCTTCCACCCTTGCAGCAAATCACCTCTATTCAATTGACAATGAAAGCCTATTTGATCCACCATAATCTTtggaaggtaaaaaaaaatctatgcaaacaaaagaaattttgaaatctaaaaaCTTCAAACATGATTTACAAACAGGTAAAATATTGGAAAACTGTTCGCAAGAATAGCCAGTGATGCTTTAGATAGAAGAAAACTTCAAAGCATGCATGATGGACTCAATTCATCCTGGAAAGTGGTATGATACAATACCTGACTCTGTATCTTATTACATGCTGCAACAAAGTGCTTGGGACCAGCAATATACCCCAGTCTCCAACCAGTCATTGCAAAGGCCTGCAAATTTCCCGCTTTCTAAATGTTAATCTACTCAATGAGACAAACTGCTTTGGGTTTTATTCAAAATCACAGCCATGTCAAAATTATAcatgaaatatcatattattgaGATAGTAGATATCTAAGACTGATAATCAAATGTAAGGTTAAGTTACCTTAGAAAATCCGTTCACTGTCAAAGTCCTTTCCCACATGCCGGGTAAAGATGCAAAGCTTATGTGAGTAGCAGGTGCATATATTATGTGTTCGTATATCTCATCAGACAAGACCTGAGTGCATTACCAAAGAAATTCAGCATTTAAATATCAGGAAACCATAGAACTTGAAATTAGGGTTTGATTAATCATACCAAAAGCCTAGGATGTTTTGCTACAATCCGTGCAATCTCTTCAAGCAATTTCTTGGAATAAACTGATCCTGTTGGGTTAGATGGAGAACAAAGAATCAACAGCCTTGACTTTCCACTCAGTTTTGATTCAAGTAGCTTTGGATCCAAGAGAAAATTTTCAGAGATTGATGTTGGAAGAATCACTGGGGTTGCATCAGCCAGCCTCGCCATTTCTGGGTAACTCACCCAAAATGGTGCAGGAATAATAACCTGAGGGtaaggtattttttataaacacgAGCTACCTTCAGAGATTAAACAACTTCAATGATAATGATCTCCTACTGTATTCCATTAAGAACACGACTTTGATTGCCTGaatgaaaatatatacaatTCTGCAGAATATATAAGCATAGCTATTTCTTTCTACACATCAAGATCTCTTCTCTTGCTTTCTATCATCTGTGTTTTTTAGCTATGAATTTACACTGCATACGCACTCTAGCTTTGGCtggatggttttttttcctgaatCATATAAAATGCAGAGAACCATAGCTCTATATTCAATTAACCATTACTTTAATCCAGAGTTACAAAAACAGGTCCTAAATGCTACACAAAGCCAACAATCAAATGTAGGAAGGCAACAATTCTGGTACCATTTAGTTGGCAGCAGAAATGCAGATAGCACCATAATCCTaat
This window contains:
- the LOC133672487 gene encoding bifunctional aspartate aminotransferase and glutamate/aspartate-prephenate aminotransferase-like; translation: MAATSTSSSYRLGFRLHQQLAPCSGSHPQTSGAVSFLSGSHNFSFKSLETTRRSQLSKISVVVKAESRSEEMQLDISLSPRVNAVKPSKTVAITDQATALVQAGVPVIRLAAGEPDFDTPAVIAEAGINAIREGFTRYTPNAGTQELRVAICHKLKEENGISYTPDQILVSNGAKQSIYQAMLAVCSPGDEVIIPAPFWVSYPEMARLADATPVILPTSISENFLLDPKLLESKLSGKSRLLILCSPSNPTGSVYSKKLLEEIARIVAKHPRLLVLSDEIYEHIIYAPATHISFASLPGMWERTLTVNGFSKAFAMTGWRLGYIAGPKHFVAACNKIQSQFTSGASSISQKAGVAALGLGYAGGDAVSTMVKAFMERRDFLIRSFGEMEGVRMSEPQGAFYLFIDVSSYYGTEAEGFGKIEDSDSLCRYLLDQAQVALVPGVAFGDDSCIRISYAASLTTLQEAVERIKKALLPLKSAVPV